The stretch of DNA GATTTAAAGTAAcccaaaatcaataaaataaaattgatggcATCATATCATGCACTTTGAACCAATTGGGAGCATGGCAGTCTCCTACTGTCAAGGTTGCGTTAAATTGTCAATGAAGGAAGAAGCACTTGAATGAGTACCAAGACACAATCTATCTAAGCCTTATCTAAAATACTACTCTTTTGACATTAATTAAAACTAGAGGGAGAGTCGTGCAATGCACTACTGTTAAATTTGAAAtgttttacaaaatatttaaactacatttttatttattatttttattttacatttattttagttattatattttgtttttttttatacgGTGTTCTTTGAAttgtaaataattaaagaaaaatgaatgaatgagaatgaaaaatacaaaaaatataatataaaattatgaattaactTTATAGTCATGATATATTTGAATGTACTTGATAAAAAGATGTGTCTAATTTATACTTGGAGAAGTTTTTGACAATTAGTATGAGAGAttaaaagattgaaaaataGTAAAAGTCTTATGTAGCatttataaataaatcaaataatataatagtaagaatcttaatatgtataagttgtaaaatttgaatatttataattaaaattttttataattattatgacatttttaatatatgtttattgtatttaattaatatgttaTGATTCAattgaatataataaataagaatttttcttttaatttttaaaaatttttaactaaaaaatgatTAGTTAATTTTGCGAAGTGATTAGAATTGCTAACGTACCATCGTtagcaagaaaaaaaatgagttaaacTCGTCGTGAAAAAACGTTGATACTAACTTTTATaggttataaataaatttaaaagcgatgtttttgttttaaataaagtGCTTCAGCAAGCCTATGCcttaaaataactattatatattcACATGATGTTTTATTTAGATGAAAAAATAATCACTTTTTTATAGAATCACTTCTCTCGAAAGTTTAAATATTAGAGAGAAATACGGAAACAACTATACATCTTACACTTGGTCGTAAGTTTCATTTTTGGATTTGtataaattttacaatttttttctttttttctttgtttcatactttttttaaaattaacaaaaattgaattttagatCTTTAGATCATACAATTATTTATCCTAAATATTTAATCTAGGTAAAAAACTAGAAatatataaatgattatatatctTACATGTTTTAATCACAATCAAGTGAGTATTTCACTTAtataaattacaagaaaaagaataaaataaaataaaataaacagcaTCTCTGAGTGAGTATTGAAGTATTGAACCAACTTTCAGAAACATTAAAGAGGAAAATTGTGACAAAAACATGCTGCAACTTGGTTGAATCCGCACCTTTTGTTCACAATTTTCCCACCACATCCTTATCTCCATATGTTTCAGCTAAGTCACTTGTCACATAAAATTGAGCTGCAACTATTTCATTCCTTTGATTGGTATTTATTTCATTCCTTTGTTGTTGGCCATGAATatcttttcattattattttcaaaagaaGATAACTATTCTCATCCACATTCATCAACtcgtttcatgcaatttagtaACAAAAATACAAGAGGTGGTCCTTTGGtccttctttattattatttggtttttcATATTCCAAATATTTATATCCTGATTATTATCTAAGTCACAAATTCTCATAACTTCGTGTCATCTAGCTTTGACAAATTGACAAAGGAAATATGATGGAACTGTCAACAAATTCTAATCTGACCCTATTATCGGATTAGATAGACATTTTTTTAGTACTATATcaaaaaaagagagattaaCAATCACATTTTCTAAGTGACCAACCTAAACATAGATTTACTTTCAAAAAGTGTTCATTATTTATGACTTTATGTTCACTCTTATCCCGTGAAGAGTAATGTTAGGTgagtttataaaaatatatttgccGTATGATGCACGGATATTGACATGGACACGGACACGGGATACGACACGACGCGGGACATGCggatacaaattttaaaattttataagacacGAGGACACGGCATATATATagaatataaagtattttttagataaattacaatgaatttttgatattttattgctgttaaaatataaaataattttttaactgtttttaatgtcttttttaattatataaaagtatttaaaatattttgttttaataaataataatatatattatttctaaactcatttcaaCGATATATCTTAAGAATAAGGCTGGGCACGCGgacacgtgatggtatttaggtgtgtccaagTGTGTCCGGAGaagaattttttactttttattaagacacggttGGACACGCGTGTCGAACGAATGTCGACGAGTGTCGTGTCCGAAATGTGTCTGAAACGCGGACACGGCAACTCAACAAAGTGTCCGTGCTTATAGGAtttgacattaaaaaaaaaaaagtaaaaacagggaaaaaataagaaaaagagaaaaataagaataaaagtgGTGTCAAATGAtttcttaatattattattttataaacacATTCTTTTTTTTCACCATTAAGGATGAGATGTAATCCATCcttcttaaaataaatacttttttaagGCTTCTTAAAACATTAATATATTTAGATAATCATTTCTTTTATctaaatacattaaatttttaatgaataaaaaaattaaaagaaacaattattttaaaaacaaacgatataaaaaataatatgaataaaaagtatatatttttgaaagaatattgaaaattactaataaaaatataataataaaattcaaaatgcaAATTGATGTTGGTTATAGTTAACACTTAACAGGGGTCCCAATGTCTTTTAATGTGTAAATGCATTACCTTTCCATTTTTGGCGCCTTATTTAGAGGCAGTGTCTTTGCTTCTTTCCCTCACTTTACTATATCAAACTACCCTCTTCTATTCTTCCAAAGAATGAGTTAACTCATTGTCAAGTTACAAACTTTTCAGTACCATTGTTATTTGTACCTTGGAAAAgtcatttctttttattattattgatagtTTATGTTCATCAATACCCTCAAAAACTAAGCAACATTAGACCCATTTTAGGGAATTTCAATTGGATTTTTccatttgtttttttcttcaCTCTAAATGAAAAGCTACATTGCTATGTTCTAGTTGCTAACATGCTGAAAATCAAGGAGTTTTTAGAATTTCAAGGTGTATAAGATAACTATTGATGTGATTCAGAAGCAAGAACATCAGCATGTCTGGTGGATGGATCACATTTTTGGCTTTGGAATAATCATGGAATTTGGTCAAAATGTGGTTGCTTTGAAGATCCAAAGGTAAAGGTGTCACTCTTTGGATTACCCTTGAACCTTGAGGGACAATTTATTAagcatcactaactctaagttCAAGGAATTTAGTAAGGCTTTTGAAGAGTTAAAATCAAAGTGAAAGTTGAAACAAGAATCATTGGTATTAAGATGGGTTGAAGTGGTGATGGAGATGAAGCTCAAAATGTTGGCTTCTGAAAAAGTTGAGAATTCAAAGAGGTTGACTATAAGGCCTGAAATCAAGGTGTGGCTTGCTAGAGCCATTACAACTGCAATAATTTGGAGTATTTTTGCTCAAATGATTGCTCTGAGGGAATTGTTGGGACCAATTCTGTTAACGGGCATGCCTTATTGTTTCAGTTCCCCTGTTGTGTTTCAAATTGGTGAAAAGTCTTTGGTTCCAACCAAGGTTGTTCTGCCACCAAAAAGTAAGTCTGTCTCGGACGCACAGAAAATTGCTTGTAAAGGTGTTCATGTTTTTTTCTTCTATGAATGCTTATTTGAGCTGTTCTATTGATCATTCCCCCTACCTACTTTCAATTTGCTTGATGCTTGTCCCTCCTGAATTTGATGGTTCTTGTCATCAGGGATTTACAAGAACAATGGTTATCTTATGGTCTCATGCAATGGTGGACTCAACCAAATGAGAGCAGCAGTAAGTTATTTGCATTGTTTACCATTTCTTCAATCAACATCATCATTGGCATTCAAAGTTCAAAGACTTGGTTtcctaccttttttttttttctttttttttcccacCCTCAATGCAGATATGTGATATGGTTGctattgcaagacaattaaatgTCACTCTCATAGTTCCTGAGCTGGATAAAACCTCTTTCTGGGCTGATCCAAGGTTATGCACATAATTCTTGCTACTTGCTATCATACTTTGAGTTTGGAAAGTGTCCATTTTTACAACTACCCTAATTTCTTAGTTGGAAAAACAAAATCCTCACCTTGTTTACATTGTTGTGGCAGTGACTTCCAAGACATATTTGATGTGAATCATTTCATTACATCCTTGCGAGACGAGGTTCGGATATTAAAGCAACTACCATCAAGGGTGAAGACAAGAGTTGAACAAGGACTGTCCTTCTCAATGTCTCCTATTAGCTGGTCTAACATCACATACTATGAAAATCAGGTCTTTTCTCAGTTTAcatgattttgtttttcaattatCAGATAGTCTTTGGTGCATCAGCACAGCTAATTGTACTAAATGTTGTGACAGATCCTTCCTCTCTTGCTGAAACACAAGGTTGTGCACCTAAATAGAACTGATGCTCGGCTTGCGAATAATGGACTGCATACCGACATTCAGAAGCTGCGCTGCCATGTTAATTTCAATGCTTTGAGGTTTACCTCCCAGATAGAAGAGCTTGGTAGAAGGATAGTGAGGATTTTGAGAGAAAGAGGACCTTTCATTGTACTTCACCTTAGATATGAGATGGACATGTTAGCCTTCTCTGGCTGTGCTCATGGTTGTGACatcaaggaggaggaggaacttACAAGAATGAGGTAATCTAAGGGTGAAAAAATTATTTCCCCTAGTTGTCATTTGAATGTAACTCTTTGCAAATCAAATTTCAGATATTCTTATCCTATGTGGAAGGAAAAGGTCATTAATTCTGAGCTTAAGAGGAAGGAAGGTTTATGCCCTTTAACACCTGAGGAAATTGCTCTAACATTAACAGCACTAGGCATAGATCATAATGTTCAAATTTATATTGCTGCTGGTGAAATATATGGTGGAGAGAAAAGGATGGCAAGTTTACTCAGAGAGTTTCCTAATCTGGTAAGTAAAAAGAAGCAGAACCATGCATGTACACTAACTATACTTGTGTGCAAATTGttcaattactattattattattattattatcattttgtCTAAACTGAAACAGGTAAGGAAGGAAACTCTGCTGCAACCTTCAGATTTGATGAATTTCCAGAATCACTCATCACAAATGGCTGCATTGGATTATCTTGTGTCCCTGGAAAGTGATATATTCATTCCAACATATGATGGCAACATGGCCAAGGTTGTCGAAGGCCACCGCAGGTGTTTGTCACTATGCTCCTTTCTGAAATCTACCTTAACCTTTGATGTGGTGAAGAaatacctttattttatttttctgagaGTCTATTTTTTCCTTGTTGCAATTTTTCTGGTATATAAGAGTCTTAGATGTATGAATGAAAATCATTTACATCTTTGATCATAACTGAAAAGCTTTACAAGCCATTATCTCTTTGCTATACACATTTCATTTCAATTCAACTGTTCAAGTGATATCATCTGCTATGAATTTAGTTGATGGTTTAATTATTTgagatcataattttttttttttcagatttctAGGATTCAAAAAGACTATACTACTGGATAGAAGGCTTCTGGTAAACTTAATAGATCAGTACACTAATGGTTCATTGAGCTGGGATGAGTTCTCCATTGCTATTAAGGAAGCTCATCTCTATAGGTTGGGAAGCCCAAAAAGAAGGATTGCCATTCCAGAAAGACCAAAAGAAGAAGACTACTTTTATTCCAATCCTCATGAATGTTTACAATTGATAGATGAAAGTCATGAAACATTGGAAAGCACATTATCTTGATTAACAACATAATCATAAGGCAAAGGCAATTGTTATTGAAGGAGCTATGTCCCTCCCTACCTTTGCTTAATTGCTTTTAGTTCAACACAAGAATCATTAACATGAATTACATGTTTTGCTGCAAATAACATTGTATGTATAAGACTCAAAATGTGTACTATTTTAGCACGCTAAAAACttctaacaaaagaaaaaagaataacaCATCTTAAAGATTCACCAAACCAACGTGAAAACAGAACCACATTACAACCATGGCTTTTGCTGTGCTTTCTGGCTGCGGCAATGTGCCCTTTCACGATCAGAGCGACCTTCGTGGCATCAAACATGTTGAAAGAAAGGAaactttcatttattttatgtaCTCCATTACGTAATGTCacgttaacaaaaataattattttttatcttgaccACGTAAATAGTTATCCAAAGAACAGATGTAATTAGATGACTATATAAAACATTCTACACTATCAGGACATCTAAACTCTATCTAATATATTTTTGGATATGAGAGAGAACTTTTATATGTTTGATAAAGGTTGAAGAGAACAATAtggtatatatttattaaagagAACTTTCATCtgcattatttaatatattgttCCCCGATCccaaaatttaaacaattaatCAAATTTGGAGGATAGTGTTTTGAGTGATCCAAAAAAACCTTGATGATACCAACTACACCTCTCTTTCCTCAAAGAACAATACGTTCCAGCAAACATTTTTGTCAACTTCTGCTTGTCCCATGCATTGTAGGGTAATTTTGAAAGCTAATCATACACAAATCGAAAATCCAAGAGGCCCCTCAATCTTGGACAAAAGAATTTCCATCTAGGAGCTCTTATGGTGTTTCCATGTCTTTtactttgataatttttttcataaaaaatcataaGTAACATAACTGTTTCACTTTTAATGTACATACTCAAATGATCTTAtctatttcataatttttcaagaGTTTCAAAGTATTACAAATGATTCATTTAGAAATTTTACAAATGACATGATAccaaaattaaatcatattattCACCTAAACATAACTTATTCAGTATGGCCAGGAAGAAGAGCATAAGCAATAAAATCAAGTAAATAGCTTATAAAAACTTTTTCTGCCAGGAACCACTGAAACTTTAAATAGTGataaagaagagagatcaaGAATATATAATCCCAAGTCAAACAACCCATGTTATTCCTAGCAAATTATATCAGGATACCACCAAATGGCTAATATCCATCAGAAACAGAATTCTTGTCTGCATGCAAGACATTGCAAGGAAAACATACTTCAAAACTTTAAGTGTTTCTGTACCCTCAGCTGCAGCAATTAAGGTGGCTTTTGCCTCTAAAAGCTGTTAATataaagtaataaataataGGACTTTGTGATATTTTCATGAATAATATTGATGCAAAAAGTTACACATAGCTCATCCATGAAAACATTCACCACATTTTTACCCCCCTCAATTAAAACATACCCTTAGAGGGATTTTTGTGAATTAAGGTTTGGGAAAAGGGACAAAAGTGAATGGTTTGAAGGGTGACTGTGATTCTATTTTACTTGTCAAACTTTTCACTGCAATATCTTCCCTTCTcctccaaaatctcaacacacAAACACATCTTAAGTTTTCTTtcttagcaaaaaaaaaaaatgatcttGATGTACTGCTCTATTTAGTGAACATCTCTAATCCAATCAAAACAAAACCACTCATAGTCATAGGATAGTAATATTGAACTCTTATAAGTTATAAAGCAATAAATTTCTTCTCAATTTACCAGATAAAAAAACGCTAATTGCCTTCACAAAAATGAACACTAGTTACATTATAAAGGACAACCAAATAACCTCCAAAACATACAACAATTaagccttcttcttttttgatttGAGCATGACCAATCCAATAAATATGCACAAGAAGCAAAGAATTGCAACACCAGCTGAAACCGGTATTAGTATGGCATACTCTTGAGGCAAGAAATACTTGTGCACAAAGTGATCACCATCTACAAAAGGCTGAAAATCAAACACCAAAAGAAAACATCAACACACAAGCTACTCCTACTAGCAAGTTGAAATTTTGAAGGCAATAATAGCAAGCTTACTTGATTTTAACTATATAATTGGGGAGTTAGTTAATAGCACTAACCAGGATTATAACCCAGAATGTATAATACGTGAATATTGATAAGCTAAGAAAAGTTAGTAGAAATCCAACTGCTCTATCAGCTAATTCCATTTGAAAAGATTTGCCCCCTTTTTGCTCTTCTCACTCTCCTGTTCACAACAAATTTGCATTCATCACAATATTGGACACTTGAAACAAATATCATTAGCTATAATCACGGTTTTTATTGAActaaagattctgtttttaatataaattagaaCAATGGAAAGAGTAAAGTAAGGGAGAACAAATATCACAGATAAATAGTTAAATACTTGCAGCAATTGGCACAGATCCACGTAAAgttctaaaatttaaacaaactGTGAAATGCTTTTGTCTTCTAAGTTCTAATCCGAATAGATtgggaaaagagagaaaaaaaatggtgTAAAGTTTAAATAGAATATGCAATTGGAACAATACAGagagattagagaagaagatAATCACCAATGATGGGGGAGAAGGCTACCGAAGAGAATCTTGATCGATGAAACGAGATCGTTCACGAAACACAAGAATCAGAAAaagaagattaaaaaaaattgagattttCATGGAGCTCTCATAAGTTGCTAACGGAGGAGGAAGAGGGTCTGCGTTGGGTGGGTGGGAACCGGGTTGGGGGTATGGGTAGAATTCTTTGGGTCGGGTCTACTTTTGTTTATCTTGACCCAAGTCCAAAATGAAAGAtgtgattttaatattttatacatattattattattattataataagaactcaattttgatattgtatcatgttttcagagttatctaattattttgattttttaataattatttatagagttaatataaaaataattatttttattgatgtagAGTTACGtaattagatatatttttataatttattaataaaaatttttatattttaattaatcatattatgtgtataaaaaataattatcaaattagTTCTTTGTATAGAATGtaagttaaaatataaaatatacattgaaaataaattaaataatacatatgtttatatataaataaataatgacttatttattAGCTGAATTTTAACATGTacttagtatttttattttatatattatggagtttacaaaaattttaaattagcaTAGCATACTAGTGTATCTCATGTCCATTTTTTATAGATAAAGTTAAAAGTAAAGTAATAATTTAATCTcaggaatattttattttagacaaatttattcttaaaaaataaaaaaataccaaagAGAATAAAAGGTTTTTGACGTTAATTTATGTTAGACACATCAAATCTTGTCAAAAAATATTTGATGTTAGTAGACATgaattaatttgtctaattttagaattttaaaagacaaatatatctaattttaaaatttaaagaaactaatatttatattaattaaattatctgATATTTAGAACCACTCAACTAATAATAATCTATCAATCTTAATGTATTGACTAATTTTGTAGTTGTTCATAAGGAATatagattttggatcaaaagcTAGTGTTATATATGATTCTACCTAAGGTGTTTAACTTGATCTATTTAAATTGGTTCTTGCCATTAACAGCATCAAGTATTTTAACAGAAAAACTTGACATGTCAAACGAAAACAAACTTTATGGagttatttgatattttttattatttaaagataaatttatttaatgcaaAGGTTCTCAAGGATTAAATGGTCACTttcatccaaaaataaaagctatattaatatatagtatagtaaacaaaaattatgaaaattaaatatttgtatttatatgagttaaatattaaattagtataaaaaaattatgatgttAATATACCCCGATAAACCAGTAACAGCAATAATAAAAGGATAATAAAAaagagttaatagtcaaaatcaTCCCTTAAAGATATTTCGATCTCCAATTTAGTCTCCGAAAGATAAACTTAATCAAAATAATCTCCCAAAAATACACGACTTAATCACCTTCGTCTTTCTGTCAACTCCCTTGATGATTTGGCTAACGTCTACTGACGTGTGACGTTAACTACCACTGTGGTAGACGCCAATGTATCATAAGCTATTGCTGACAAGATAACTATGTGAAAACAGTTTAAATCAGTCCCTAAGTGTTTGaaccctaatcctaatttcGACGATAAATACGTCGCGTTTAACAATCAGAGGACCATATGCTTGGGTAAGTGTTGAAATTGCTAGTTTGCGGCGAGAATGGAGGTAGTAAATGGATGCACCAGTGACTATCTCTGCCACAGTGGCAGTTAACGTCACACATCAGCAGacgttagtcaagtcatcaagaGAGTTGACGGAAGGACGAACGTGATTAAGTTGAAGTATACtattttaattaagtttattttttggGATTAAATGGAGAtcgaaatattttttaaggatgattttgaatattaactctaataaaaaaaaacgtaaaaaaacacacaaaaaaggTACGAAATTTATAAGGTTATTATGTGAATTGTTTTTGTTAGGTTTAGCAAcattatttgacaaaaaaaacttGAGCGCGTAGCTGAGAGGAAATAAATAAAGCTTTAAAAGGCTTCATCATCGCCTGTCTCGTTCTAAGTTCCAACTAACTAGGGTCAGGTTTTTGCCCATTCCTAACAGCTTCACTACACTTCCTTCCCTTGCCATTTTCTCGGGATAATTTCCCCTTTTTATCCACAAATTTCAGCATGGCTAGGTCTGCCAAAGGCCACCAAGAAGAATTGGACGACGACGACGATGAACACTTCACTGCCGACACCTCTTCTCCTCACAAAGGTTCTCAATCTTTCTCTCTTTCACACGCACACTGTAATTTGGGGTTTTTGTGGTTCCATCTATGTCTTTTGATGAGTCTCTCAAagttattatctttttcaacttaGATTTTGAAATTCAGCGATAACATTGTCAATTTGTCACTATTCattgttgttcttgttgtttTTATGTTGTAACTTGGCAGTGAAGTTGGATGAATCAAATAGTGGGAAGAGGGTGAACCCTCATCGTTCGAAGCATTCAGAGACCGAGCAGCGTAGGAGGAGTAAGATTAATGAAAGGCAAGCTCTTTTTTTGTTTCCCTTACTGTTTCTTTAGTCATGATTGTTGTAGACGAGTTAAATGCTTTTGTTTAGGATTTTGGTAAACCTTTTGTGTGAATGTTTATAGTAATGGTTGAAAATGGTTGGTTGAAATGAGCTGTGTTTGTGTGTCAGGTTTCAGGTTCTGAGAGATCTTATTCCTCAAAATGATCAAAAAAGAGATAAGGCTTCCTTTTTGTTGGAGGTGATTTATTCAATCATGTTTTTTGTGAGCTTGTTTTATGTGATGTTATGTCCTTATGAACTTAATTAAAGGATCTTTTACCCTTCTTTTTATTTGCAGGTTATTGAGTATATTCAGTTTCTGCAGGAAAAACTGCAAATTTATGAACAGACTTGTGAAGGATGGAATCAGGAACCAACGAAATTAATCCCATGGGTAAGGTTACATGGAATTACGCTGTGTGCAAATTTTTCCCGAGTGTTGGTTCATTTCTGCCTTGCTTTATGAAATGTTGTATAAATGCATTGCATTGTAACTTGGAATTCGTAGTAATGATATGACCTTTGTGTTTGTCTAGTTTGATCAGGGTTTATTTTTACACTGCAAAACAGAAACAACCCGACTGCCAAGCCTTGTTCCAACTAAGTTTCATTACTTACATTACATGATGCTAACTGATTTAAGTTCCGTTCATTCCTAGGTTTGTTTAACCATATTCTGCAGTTTCTTCAAATTCATGTCTGTTGTAGTACTCCGCTATGCGCAGTTAAATGAGTTCTGAAATGGCATAGTGGCAGCAATAGTATATAACTGTCATAGTGGCTGGTTGTGCCTGATTATATCCAAATTTTATTGTTCACCTCTAATTTTATCAGAG from Arachis duranensis cultivar V14167 chromosome 4, aradu.V14167.gnm2.J7QH, whole genome shotgun sequence encodes:
- the LOC107486363 gene encoding rhamnogalacturonan I rhamnosyltransferase 1 codes for the protein MEMKLKMLASEKVENSKRLTIRPEIKVWLARAITTAIIWSIFAQMIALRELLGPILLTGMPYCFSSPVVFQIGEKSLVPTKVVLPPKRIYKNNGYLMVSCNGGLNQMRAAICDMVAIARQLNVTLIVPELDKTSFWADPSDFQDIFDVNHFITSLRDEVRILKQLPSRVKTRVEQGLSFSMSPISWSNITYYENQILPLLLKHKVVHLNRTDARLANNGLHTDIQKLRCHVNFNALRFTSQIEELGRRIVRILRERGPFIVLHLRYEMDMLAFSGCAHGCDIKEEEELTRMRYSYPMWKEKVINSELKRKEGLCPLTPEEIALTLTALGIDHNVQIYIAAGEIYGGEKRMASLLREFPNLVRKETLLQPSDLMNFQNHSSQMAALDYLVSLESDIFIPTYDGNMAKVVEGHRRFLGFKKTILLDRRLLVNLIDQYTNGSLSWDEFSIAIKEAHLYRLGSPKRRIAIPERPKEEDYFYSNPHECLQLIDESHETLESTLS
- the LOC107486362 gene encoding dolichol-phosphate mannose synthase subunit 2, producing MELADRAVGFLLTFLSLSIFTYYTFWVIILPFVDGDHFVHKYFLPQEYAILIPVSAGVAILCFLCIFIGLVMLKSKKKKA